Proteins encoded within one genomic window of Platichthys flesus chromosome 17, fPlaFle2.1, whole genome shotgun sequence:
- the rrm2b gene encoding ribonucleoside-diphosphate reductase subunit M2 B isoform X2 — protein sequence MYKQAQASFWTVEEVDLSKDLPHWDRLKPEEKHFISHILAFFAASDGIVNENLVQRFSQEVQVPEARSFYSFQILIETVHSEMYSMLINTYIRDLKERDHLLNAIQTMPCVKRKADWAIQWINDSNSTFGERIVAFAAVEGIFFSGSFAAIFWLKKRGLMPGLTFSNELISRDEGLHCSFACLLYSYLHKKPSADRVKDIITKAVSIEQEFLTEALPVDLIGINGCLMKKYIEFVADRLLADLGLDKVYQAENPFDFMESISLEGKTNFFEKRVAEYQRFGVMSSMADCEFTLDADF from the exons ATGTACAAGCAGGCACAAGCCTCTTTCTGGACGGTGGAAGAG GTCGATCTCTCCAAAGACTTGCCGCACTGGGACCGGTTGAAACCAGAAGAGAAACACTTCATTTCTCACATCCTCGCCTTCTTTGCGGCCAGTGATGGCATCGTCAATGAGAACCTG GTGCAGAGGTTCAGTCAGGAGGTGCAGGTCCCTGAAGCTCGCTCCTTCTACAGCTTCCAGATCCTCATAGAGACTGTTCACTCGGAGATGTACAGCATGCTCATCAACACTTACATTAGGGACCTGAAGGAAAG GGACCACTTGTTAAATGCCATTCAGACCATGCCGTGTGTGAAACGAAAAGCAGACTGGGCCATACAGTGGATAAATGACAGCAACTCCACATTCG GTGAGCGAATTGTGGCTTTTGCTGCCGTGGAGGGAATCTTCTTCTCCGGTTCGTTCGCTGCCATCTTTTGGCTGAAGAAGAGAGGCTTAATGCCCGGGCTTACCTTCTCCAATGAGCTGATTAGCCGGGATGAG GGCCTGCACTGCAGCTTCGCCTGCCTTCTGTACAGCTACCTGCACAAAAAGCCATCAGCGGACAGAGTGAAGGACATCATCACCAAGGCTGTTAGCATTGAGCAG GAGTTCTTGACAGAGGCCTTGCCAGTGGATCTCATTGGAATCAACGGTTGTCTGATGAAAAAGTACATTGAATTTGTGGCTGACCGGCTGCTCGCAGACCTCGGACTTGATAAG GTTTACCAAGCGGAAAATCCATTTGACTTCATGGAGTCCATTTCGCTGGAGGGGAAAACCAACTTCTTTGAGAAACGAGTGGCTGAGTACCAGAGATTTGGAGTCATGTCGAGCATGGCGGACTGTGAATTCACACTGGATGCAGACTTCTGA
- the rrm2b gene encoding ribonucleoside-diphosphate reductase subunit M2 B isoform X1 has protein sequence MTPTVNKSQEKALMNRTLQPDELQLKNGIKDKSPECQRGSETEEEPLLQENSRRFVIFPIQYPEIWKMYKQAQASFWTVEEVDLSKDLPHWDRLKPEEKHFISHILAFFAASDGIVNENLVQRFSQEVQVPEARSFYSFQILIETVHSEMYSMLINTYIRDLKERDHLLNAIQTMPCVKRKADWAIQWINDSNSTFGERIVAFAAVEGIFFSGSFAAIFWLKKRGLMPGLTFSNELISRDEGLHCSFACLLYSYLHKKPSADRVKDIITKAVSIEQEFLTEALPVDLIGINGCLMKKYIEFVADRLLADLGLDKVYQAENPFDFMESISLEGKTNFFEKRVAEYQRFGVMSSMADCEFTLDADF, from the exons ATGACACCGACGGTGAACAAGTCTCAGGAAAAGGCTCTGATGAATAGAACCCTCCAGCCTGACGAGCTCCAGCTCAAG AATGGCATCAAAGATAAAAGTCCAGAATGCCAAAGAGGTTCCgagacagaggaggaacctTTGCTCCAGGAGAACTCAAGACGGTTTGTCATCTTCCCCATCCAGTACCCCGAAATCTGGAAGATGTACAAGCAGGCACAAGCCTCTTTCTGGACGGTGGAAGAG GTCGATCTCTCCAAAGACTTGCCGCACTGGGACCGGTTGAAACCAGAAGAGAAACACTTCATTTCTCACATCCTCGCCTTCTTTGCGGCCAGTGATGGCATCGTCAATGAGAACCTG GTGCAGAGGTTCAGTCAGGAGGTGCAGGTCCCTGAAGCTCGCTCCTTCTACAGCTTCCAGATCCTCATAGAGACTGTTCACTCGGAGATGTACAGCATGCTCATCAACACTTACATTAGGGACCTGAAGGAAAG GGACCACTTGTTAAATGCCATTCAGACCATGCCGTGTGTGAAACGAAAAGCAGACTGGGCCATACAGTGGATAAATGACAGCAACTCCACATTCG GTGAGCGAATTGTGGCTTTTGCTGCCGTGGAGGGAATCTTCTTCTCCGGTTCGTTCGCTGCCATCTTTTGGCTGAAGAAGAGAGGCTTAATGCCCGGGCTTACCTTCTCCAATGAGCTGATTAGCCGGGATGAG GGCCTGCACTGCAGCTTCGCCTGCCTTCTGTACAGCTACCTGCACAAAAAGCCATCAGCGGACAGAGTGAAGGACATCATCACCAAGGCTGTTAGCATTGAGCAG GAGTTCTTGACAGAGGCCTTGCCAGTGGATCTCATTGGAATCAACGGTTGTCTGATGAAAAAGTACATTGAATTTGTGGCTGACCGGCTGCTCGCAGACCTCGGACTTGATAAG GTTTACCAAGCGGAAAATCCATTTGACTTCATGGAGTCCATTTCGCTGGAGGGGAAAACCAACTTCTTTGAGAAACGAGTGGCTGAGTACCAGAGATTTGGAGTCATGTCGAGCATGGCGGACTGTGAATTCACACTGGATGCAGACTTCTGA